Proteins from a single region of Caloramator sp. E03:
- a CDS encoding FAD-dependent oxidoreductase — protein sequence MKKVSLKIDGYLIEAEEGQNLLQAALDAGIYIPHLCYHPDLTPYGNCKLCAVEIEGVPNIVQACETIVKDGMNVNTKTESVKKLRMTALELILASHPKDCTSCDKYLNCELQALMQYMGVAHSRLREIEKENTRIAKSDNMIKREMQRCIQCGRCVRACEELRGVGVLNFNKKNGETYIYTKGDKPLVDTDCRFCGACVEVCPTGALQDVKGIFAKDAPRNLALVPCKNNCPAHTDIPMYVRLVREGRYSDAVSVIREKLTFPHSLGYVCTHACELGCKRTHLNEPISIREIKRFAVENDKEHLWKKRITINKPNGKKVAIIGGGPAGMTAAYYLAKKGYEAEVYERHNRPGGMLSYGIPKYRLPQDVVDREIEILKEIGIKVYTNSNIKSINELQDKNYDAILIATGATRGKRPPDYNKQWKNAYDAVDFCRMACEGTLPKLGDTVTVYGGGNVGFDCARIAKKLGVYTVRIVCMEARNSMLADPEEINSALEEKIEILNSKIIANVNESFDNVNSLLLKNIKSFKFTEKGLELDIEEGSEMELTTDTIIFATGQQPELDESFGIELVRKSFAKVDENMKTSRDGVFAAGDVIYGTKSVVDAIASGRQAAMNIDKYLGGDGDIEEVLFEREKLNPNIGTIENFSSLPRISNFKDACDAKAESTRCLQCDLRLDIQKVKYWVDPQFKKVKEVIK from the coding sequence ATGAAGAAAGTAAGTTTAAAAATCGATGGATATTTAATTGAAGCAGAAGAAGGACAAAACTTGTTGCAGGCTGCATTGGATGCTGGAATATATATTCCACATCTGTGTTATCATCCTGATTTAACACCTTATGGTAATTGCAAGTTGTGTGCAGTAGAAATAGAAGGTGTGCCAAATATTGTTCAAGCATGTGAAACAATTGTCAAAGATGGAATGAATGTCAATACAAAGACAGAATCTGTAAAAAAACTACGTATGACGGCTTTAGAACTAATATTAGCAAGCCATCCGAAAGATTGTACATCTTGTGATAAATATTTAAACTGCGAATTACAGGCACTTATGCAATACATGGGTGTTGCTCATTCAAGGCTTAGAGAAATTGAGAAAGAAAATACAAGGATAGCAAAGTCAGACAATATGATTAAAAGGGAAATGCAACGTTGTATACAGTGTGGACGTTGTGTGCGTGCCTGTGAAGAGCTTCGAGGTGTAGGTGTACTTAACTTTAATAAGAAAAACGGTGAAACCTATATCTACACAAAAGGTGATAAACCATTGGTTGACACAGACTGTAGATTCTGTGGAGCATGTGTTGAAGTGTGTCCAACAGGTGCACTGCAGGATGTAAAAGGAATTTTTGCAAAGGATGCTCCAAGAAACTTAGCATTAGTTCCATGTAAAAATAATTGCCCTGCACATACTGATATACCAATGTATGTAAGACTTGTGCGAGAGGGAAGATACAGTGATGCTGTTTCAGTTATCAGAGAAAAGCTTACATTTCCACATTCTCTTGGTTATGTTTGTACACATGCCTGTGAGTTAGGTTGTAAAAGGACACATTTGAATGAACCTATATCTATTAGAGAAATAAAAAGATTTGCAGTTGAAAACGATAAGGAACACCTATGGAAGAAAAGGATTACAATAAATAAGCCTAATGGTAAAAAGGTTGCAATAATTGGAGGGGGTCCTGCTGGAATGACAGCAGCATACTATTTGGCTAAAAAAGGTTATGAAGCAGAAGTTTATGAAAGACATAACCGTCCAGGAGGAATGCTTTCCTATGGTATACCTAAATATAGGTTGCCTCAAGATGTTGTGGACAGAGAGATAGAGATATTAAAGGAAATTGGAATAAAAGTATATACTAATTCCAATATTAAATCAATTAATGAGCTTCAAGATAAAAACTATGATGCAATACTTATAGCTACTGGTGCAACAAGAGGGAAAAGACCACCGGACTATAATAAACAATGGAAAAATGCTTATGATGCTGTTGACTTTTGCAGAATGGCTTGTGAAGGCACATTACCTAAATTAGGTGATACAGTAACAGTCTATGGTGGAGGAAACGTAGGATTTGACTGTGCAAGGATAGCAAAGAAGTTAGGTGTTTATACAGTAAGGATAGTTTGCATGGAAGCGCGTAATAGTATGCTAGCAGATCCCGAAGAAATAAATAGTGCTTTAGAAGAAAAAATAGAGATACTTAACAGTAAAATAATTGCAAATGTGAATGAGTCTTTTGATAATGTGAATTCACTACTACTAAAAAACATTAAGAGTTTTAAATTTACTGAAAAGGGCTTGGAACTTGACATCGAGGAAGGGTCAGAGATGGAACTTACAACCGATACAATAATATTTGCAACAGGTCAACAGCCAGAGCTTGATGAATCCTTTGGAATTGAACTGGTTAGAAAAAGCTTTGCAAAAGTTGATGAAAATATGAAAACAAGTAGAGATGGTGTATTTGCAGCAGGTGATGTTATCTATGGAACTAAATCTGTAGTAGATGCTATTGCCTCAGGACGCCAGGCTGCAATGAATATTGATAAATATTTAGGCGGCGATGGGGATATTGAAGAGGTACTATTTGAAAGAGAAAAATTAAATCCTAATATTGGTACAATTGAAAACTTTTCAAGCCTACCAAGAATTAGTAATTTTAAAGATGCTTGTGATGCGAAGGCAGAATCAACTCGTTGTTTACAATGTGACCTAAGGCTTGATATACAAAAAGTAAAATA